In one window of Erwinia tasmaniensis Et1/99 DNA:
- a CDS encoding ankyrin repeat domain-containing protein yields the protein MKKILIVITILLSALMVQGCKKGMDLKAQDYFEGKQLALAKGIEKGDRDEIRKILPEMSAEELNQPGKASMTLLFWAISSSLYDQATPERLQIITELVKAGADPLQPQPNMPGSPAESMMQADKGIWIKALLDGGLSPNARDKVHNQPIIFESIWAKNTQTLNEMINHGADINIRNSLGDTLLIDALDSASYAHVILLLDKNARSDIKGNSGWTMAHQLQRLIKMNGEGSEERRVLEEIKGKLIANGGEWPPAPVRKE from the coding sequence ATGAAAAAAATATTAATCGTCATCACGATATTACTTTCAGCACTGATGGTACAGGGGTGTAAAAAAGGTATGGATCTGAAAGCGCAGGATTATTTCGAAGGAAAGCAGTTGGCTCTGGCAAAGGGAATTGAAAAAGGAGACCGTGATGAAATAAGAAAAATTTTGCCTGAAATGAGCGCAGAAGAGCTAAACCAGCCGGGGAAAGCATCGATGACCCTGCTGTTCTGGGCAATAAGCAGCTCACTGTACGATCAGGCCACGCCGGAGAGACTGCAGATAATAACCGAACTGGTTAAAGCAGGCGCAGATCCCTTACAGCCACAGCCCAATATGCCCGGCAGTCCGGCAGAGTCCATGATGCAGGCGGATAAAGGGATTTGGATAAAAGCGCTTCTTGATGGAGGGTTATCGCCAAATGCCAGGGATAAAGTTCACAACCAACCCATTATATTTGAAAGCATTTGGGCTAAGAACACTCAAACCTTAAATGAAATGATAAATCACGGTGCCGATATCAATATAAGAAACTCGTTGGGGGACACGTTACTTATAGATGCGCTAGATTCTGCTTCCTATGCACACGTTATTCTGTTGTTAGATAAAAATGCGAGGAGTGACATAAAGGGAAATTCAGGATGGACTATGGCTCATCAGCTGCAACGTTTAATTAAAATGAATGGTGAGGGAAGCGAGGAAAGGAGAGTACTTGAAGAAATAAAAGGGAAGCTAATTGCTAATGGAGGGGAATGGCCTCCTGCTCCTGTGCGAAAAGAGTAG
- a CDS encoding HlyD family secretion protein, which yields MFRQEALDNQKMKWRGRALLLPGIPFWIMAGLSLFFIIAFLTFVIVGSYNRRVNVTGEISTYPRAANVYSAVRGVVVKQFVNEGELIRAGSPVYQIDVSKSTRSGVVSDNQYRDINNQLARITQMISRLESSKKDTLEMLEKQKVQYTRAFQHSNDIIHRAQEGVRIIKENMENMENYRQYQAKGLINKDQLTNQVALYYQQQNSLLGLSGQNEQNARQITALESQIHIKAADYDNQIYQMELQRYERQKELLNIDADGAIIVRVLTDGRIDSLSVTVGQMVNAGDSLLQLTPHNVDHYSLILWVPNDAIPYINAGDRVNIRYEAFPAEKFGQFAGTVSVISKTPASPQEMMTWQGAPRDAPTAAIPYYKVIVRPEKQSVAYGGKHLSLENGMKAHSTLFLEKRKIYQWMLSPFYDMKHSAQGLVNE from the coding sequence TTGTTTCGCCAGGAAGCGCTTGATAACCAGAAAATGAAATGGCGCGGTAGGGCGCTCCTTCTCCCCGGTATTCCTTTCTGGATTATGGCGGGATTGTCTCTCTTCTTCATTATTGCTTTCCTGACCTTTGTTATCGTCGGCAGCTATAACAGGCGGGTGAATGTTACAGGTGAGATATCCACCTACCCCCGTGCAGCTAACGTCTATTCTGCTGTCCGTGGGGTTGTGGTCAAACAATTCGTCAATGAAGGGGAGCTCATCAGAGCTGGCTCCCCTGTCTACCAAATCGACGTCAGTAAAAGCACCCGCAGCGGCGTGGTCAGTGACAACCAGTACAGGGATATTAATAACCAGCTGGCGCGTATCACTCAGATGATCAGCCGACTGGAAAGCAGCAAGAAAGACACCCTCGAGATGCTGGAAAAGCAGAAGGTGCAGTACACCCGAGCATTTCAGCATTCTAACGACATTATCCACCGTGCCCAGGAGGGGGTCCGCATCATAAAGGAGAATATGGAGAATATGGAGAACTATCGACAATATCAGGCGAAAGGACTTATCAATAAGGATCAGCTGACCAATCAGGTGGCGCTGTATTACCAGCAGCAAAATAGCCTACTGGGTCTGTCCGGACAAAACGAGCAAAATGCACGACAGATCACCGCGCTGGAAAGCCAGATCCACATCAAGGCAGCCGACTATGACAATCAAATTTACCAGATGGAGCTGCAGCGTTACGAACGACAGAAAGAGCTGCTTAACATCGATGCAGACGGCGCGATCATCGTGCGTGTGCTGACCGATGGCCGCATCGATTCACTCAGCGTCACGGTCGGGCAAATGGTCAATGCGGGCGACAGCCTGCTGCAGCTCACCCCGCACAACGTGGACCATTACTCCCTGATCCTCTGGGTACCTAATGACGCCATCCCCTACATCAACGCGGGCGATCGGGTCAATATTCGCTATGAAGCTTTCCCGGCAGAGAAATTCGGCCAGTTCGCCGGTACCGTATCCGTCATATCAAAAACGCCAGCCTCACCGCAGGAGATGATGACCTGGCAGGGCGCGCCCAGGGACGCACCGACGGCTGCCATCCCCTACTACAAGGTGATCGTCAGGCCGGAAAAGCAGAGCGTTGCGTACGGCGGTAAGCACCTGAGCCTGGAAAATGGCATGAAGGCGCATAGCACCCTGTTTCTTGAAAAAAGGAAAATCTATCAATGGATGTTGTCGCCGTTCTACGATATGAAACACAGCGCGCAGGGGCTGGTGAATGAGTAA
- a CDS encoding peptidase domain-containing ABC transporter, translating to MSKLRLKTLIDQLDMRLRRRVPLIHQTESSECGLACLAMICGHFGKNVDLIALRRQFCLSTRGTTLSGLIGIADRMGLVTRPLSLDLGDLGALKLPCILHWNFNHFVVLVSIRRNGVVLHDPARGRRIVSQAELSQSFTGVALESWPGSDFTADTLRSRLSLRTLIGSVHGLKGVLGKIFCLSLVIEAINLVMPIGTQLVMDHALPSGDRGLLTLICAGLMMFILLRVAVSMVRAWSSLVMSTLIKVQWQSGLFNHLLRLPLAYFERRKLGDIQSRFGSLDALRSTFTNSIVGAIMDSIMVIGVLVMMVLYGGWLSGIVVAFTALYVLLRLLTYSYYRQLSEESLVRSARASSYFMETLYGIATIKMQGMAERRSTHWLNLEIDSVNTDIRVNKMDMLFGGINTFFAACDQVVILWLGISLVIDNQMTMGMFVAFGAFRGQFSDRIGSLTEFLLRLRMMSLHNERIADIALHPPEMRKPDLPYKAELKPASLTTRALMFRYDSQSPAVFSDLNTAIAPGENVAIVGPSGVGKTTLMKVLCGLFTPDGGEIKVNGTDIQQLGINNYHKMIACVMQDDRLFSGSVRDNICGFTDEMDEEWMQECARISYLHEVIMHMPMGYETFIGELGEGLSGGQKQRLFIARALYKKPGILFLDEATSALDKESEDAVNQAIKSLSITRIIIAHRETTIASADRVITLVGE from the coding sequence ATGAGTAAGCTCCGCTTAAAAACATTGATTGACCAACTGGACATGCGCTTACGTCGCCGCGTCCCGTTGATCCATCAAACCGAATCTTCGGAGTGCGGACTGGCCTGCCTCGCGATGATCTGCGGACACTTTGGCAAAAACGTCGATCTGATCGCATTACGTCGACAGTTTTGTCTGTCGACGCGTGGCACTACGCTGTCCGGCCTAATCGGTATCGCCGATCGGATGGGTCTGGTCACGCGCCCGCTGTCACTGGATCTCGGCGATCTCGGCGCACTTAAACTTCCCTGCATACTGCACTGGAACTTCAACCATTTTGTGGTGCTGGTAAGCATCAGGCGCAACGGGGTGGTACTGCACGACCCGGCTCGCGGGCGTCGGATTGTGAGTCAAGCCGAACTGTCGCAAAGCTTTACTGGCGTGGCGCTCGAGTCATGGCCAGGCAGCGATTTCACCGCCGACACCCTGCGTAGCCGCTTAAGCCTGCGTACGCTGATTGGCAGTGTGCACGGCCTGAAAGGTGTGCTCGGCAAAATATTTTGTCTGTCACTGGTGATCGAAGCCATTAATCTGGTGATGCCGATCGGCACACAACTGGTGATGGATCATGCGCTGCCTTCCGGCGATCGCGGCCTGCTGACCCTGATCTGTGCCGGATTAATGATGTTCATCCTGCTGCGGGTGGCTGTCAGCATGGTGCGCGCCTGGTCTTCTCTGGTGATGTCGACATTGATCAAAGTTCAGTGGCAGTCGGGACTGTTTAACCACCTGCTACGTCTGCCGCTGGCCTATTTTGAACGGCGAAAGCTGGGTGACATCCAGTCGCGCTTCGGTTCGTTGGATGCGCTTCGCAGTACGTTCACCAACAGCATCGTCGGCGCCATCATGGACAGCATCATGGTTATCGGCGTGCTGGTAATGATGGTTCTCTATGGAGGCTGGCTGAGCGGAATAGTGGTCGCCTTTACCGCCCTGTACGTGCTGTTGCGCCTGCTGACCTACAGTTATTATCGGCAACTGTCCGAGGAGTCGCTGGTGAGGAGTGCCCGGGCCAGTTCGTATTTTATGGAAACACTGTACGGCATCGCCACGATCAAGATGCAGGGCATGGCGGAACGCCGAAGTACGCACTGGCTTAATCTTGAAATCGACAGTGTTAATACCGATATCCGGGTCAACAAAATGGATATGCTGTTTGGTGGTATCAACACTTTTTTCGCAGCCTGTGATCAGGTGGTGATCCTGTGGCTCGGCATCAGCCTGGTGATCGACAATCAGATGACTATGGGTATGTTCGTCGCATTTGGCGCTTTCCGTGGGCAGTTCTCTGACCGGATCGGTTCACTGACAGAGTTTTTGCTGCGGTTGCGCATGATGAGCCTGCACAACGAACGTATTGCCGATATCGCCCTGCATCCGCCGGAGATGCGCAAACCCGACCTTCCCTACAAGGCCGAACTGAAGCCGGCTTCGCTGACTACGCGCGCGCTGATGTTCCGTTATGACAGCCAGTCGCCCGCCGTTTTCAGCGATCTGAACACCGCCATTGCACCGGGTGAAAACGTGGCTATCGTCGGGCCGTCCGGGGTGGGGAAAACCACACTAATGAAGGTATTGTGTGGGTTATTTACGCCAGATGGCGGCGAAATCAAGGTAAACGGTACTGATATTCAGCAATTGGGTATCAATAACTATCACAAGATGATCGCCTGTGTGATGCAGGACGACAGGCTATTCTCCGGTTCTGTGCGGGATAATATATGCGGTTTTACGGATGAGATGGATGAAGAGTGGATGCAGGAGTGTGCCAGGATCAGCTACCTGCATGAGGTCATCATGCACATGCCAATGGGATATGAAACGTTTATCGGTGAACTGGGGGAAGGCTTATCCGGCGGCCAGAAGCAACGCCTGTTCATTGCACGGGCACTTTACAAAAAACCTGGGATCCTGTTTCTGGATGAGGCAACCAGCGCGCTGGACAAGGAAAGTGAGGATGCAGTGAATCAGGCCATCAAAAGCCTCAGCATTACGCGGATTATCATCGCTCACCGTGAAACGACAATAGCCTCGGCAGACAGAGTGATAACACTGGTTGGGGAATAA
- a CDS encoding ABC transporter ATP-binding protein, translating to MPYRRFERIIDIFKDAPADTPPDRIWAFYLFYLRQVWPSFALLLAIGLIASLIEVALFRYLSRIIDLVNVGPAVTFFSDHGGELLWMAAVALLLRPLFIGLHDLLVHQTINPGMTSMIRWQHHNYVLRQSQNFFQNDFAGRIAQRIMQTGNALRDSAVQAVDALWHVLIYAITTLVLFAEADWRLTIPLIIWIVGYILCLRYFVPRVKARSVASSDSRSRLMGFIVDGYTNIATLKLFAHSDLERQNAREAIGDQTIKTRNQGRMVTGMDVVVTTLNGLLIVSTTGLALWLWTQSLLSVGAIALATGLVIRIVNMSGWIMWVVNGIFENIGMVQDGLKTIAQPVNVSDKDQAPALRVEKGEIHFDAVDFNYGGERTVIDNLQLTIRPGEKIGLIGPSGAGKSTLVNLLLRLYDLNGGRITIDGQNIADVSQESLRAQIGMITQDTSLLHRSIRDNLLYGRPNASEDELQQAIHRAKADEFIPLLSDPQGRTGLDAHVGERGVKLSGGQRQRIAIARVLLKDAPILIMDEATSALDSEVEAAIQESLENLMGDKTVIAIAHRLSTIARMDRLVVLEQGRIAEIGTHSELLAHGGLYARLWRHQTGGFVGEAL from the coding sequence ATGCCGTATCGCCGTTTTGAAAGGATCATCGATATCTTCAAGGATGCCCCGGCCGACACGCCGCCTGACCGCATCTGGGCGTTTTATCTGTTCTATCTGCGCCAGGTATGGCCGAGCTTCGCGCTGCTGCTGGCGATCGGACTTATTGCCTCATTAATCGAAGTGGCGCTGTTCCGCTACCTTAGCCGGATTATTGACCTGGTGAATGTCGGTCCTGCCGTGACCTTTTTTAGCGATCACGGCGGTGAACTGCTGTGGATGGCGGCGGTGGCGCTGCTGCTGCGGCCGCTGTTTATCGGCCTGCACGATCTGCTGGTTCACCAGACGATTAACCCCGGTATGACCAGCATGATCCGCTGGCAACATCATAATTACGTGCTGCGTCAGAGCCAGAACTTCTTCCAGAACGACTTTGCCGGGCGTATCGCCCAGCGCATTATGCAAACCGGCAACGCGCTGCGCGACTCGGCGGTGCAGGCGGTGGATGCCCTGTGGCACGTGCTGATCTACGCCATCACCACCCTGGTGCTGTTCGCCGAGGCCGACTGGCGCCTGACCATCCCGCTGATTATCTGGATCGTTGGCTATATTCTCTGTCTGCGCTACTTTGTGCCGCGCGTCAAAGCGCGTTCGGTGGCCTCTTCCGATTCCCGCTCGCGCCTGATGGGCTTCATTGTTGACGGCTACACCAATATCGCCACCCTGAAGCTGTTCGCCCACAGCGACCTGGAGCGCCAGAACGCGCGTGAGGCGATTGGCGATCAGACGATCAAAACGCGCAACCAGGGACGGATGGTCACCGGCATGGACGTGGTGGTCACCACGCTGAACGGCCTGCTGATTGTCAGTACGACCGGGCTGGCGCTGTGGCTGTGGACACAGTCGCTGCTGAGCGTGGGGGCCATTGCGCTGGCCACTGGGCTGGTGATCCGCATCGTCAATATGTCCGGCTGGATTATGTGGGTGGTGAACGGCATTTTCGAGAATATCGGCATGGTGCAGGACGGCCTGAAAACCATTGCCCAACCGGTTAACGTCAGTGATAAAGATCAGGCCCCGGCGCTGCGGGTGGAGAAGGGCGAGATCCATTTTGACGCCGTTGACTTCAACTACGGCGGCGAGCGTACGGTGATCGACAACCTACAGCTGACCATCCGGCCCGGCGAAAAAATTGGGCTGATTGGCCCTTCCGGCGCCGGGAAATCGACGCTGGTTAATCTGCTGCTGCGGCTTTATGACCTGAACGGCGGGCGTATTACCATCGACGGGCAGAACATTGCCGACGTCAGCCAGGAGAGCCTGCGTGCGCAGATTGGCATGATCACTCAGGATACCTCGCTGTTGCACCGCTCAATTCGTGACAACCTGCTGTATGGCCGCCCGAACGCCAGCGAAGACGAGTTACAGCAGGCGATCCACCGGGCGAAAGCGGATGAGTTTATTCCGCTGCTGTCCGACCCGCAGGGGCGTACCGGGCTGGACGCCCATGTGGGTGAGCGCGGGGTGAAGCTCTCCGGCGGGCAGCGCCAGCGTATCGCCATTGCGCGCGTGCTGCTGAAAGATGCCCCGATTCTGATCATGGATGAGGCCACGTCGGCGCTGGATTCTGAAGTGGAGGCGGCGATCCAGGAGAGCCTGGAAAACCTGATGGGCGACAAAACGGTGATCGCCATTGCCCACCGCCTCTCCACTATCGCCCGCATGGACAGGCTGGTGGTGCTGGAGCAGGGCCGGATTGCCGAAATCGGCACCCACAGTGAACTGCTGGCGCACGGCGGGCTGTATGCGCGCCTGTGGCGGCACCAAACCGGGGGATTTGTCGGCGAGGCGTTATGA
- a CDS encoding helix-turn-helix domain-containing protein, with translation MKNEIVDVIVDWIECHIEEGLNIEAVAAKSGYSKWHLQRAFKAQKGITLATFIRGRRLEQAAQSLVNSTKSIMAISTELGFSSQQCFQRVFKKHFHITPRDYRIRHRQYH, from the coding sequence ATGAAAAACGAAATTGTTGATGTCATCGTCGACTGGATCGAATGCCATATCGAAGAAGGGCTGAATATTGAAGCGGTTGCGGCAAAATCGGGCTATTCGAAATGGCATTTGCAGCGTGCTTTTAAGGCGCAAAAGGGGATCACGCTGGCGACCTTTATTCGTGGACGCCGTCTTGAGCAGGCCGCGCAAAGCCTGGTGAATTCAACCAAAAGTATTATGGCTATCTCAACCGAGCTCGGCTTCTCTTCCCAGCAGTGTTTCCAGCGCGTCTTCAAAAAACACTTCCACATTACGCCGCGCGATTACCGCATCCGGCATCGCCAATATCACTGA
- a CDS encoding GNAT family N-acetyltransferase, whose product MSLTLLTRLADIPASQWDALTPNEQPFLRHAFLNALEESGSVSRASGWLPQHLLWIEDGAPRAALPGYAKSHSMGEYVFDQGWAEACQRAGLPYYPKWLSAVPFSPVSGARLLGDDAAAARLLRALPGFLDAGQLHSAHINFSDRRMHPLLQQDQRWLLRLGCQYHWHNPGYRDFQDFLDTLTSRKRKQLRKERQLVAGQGVEFIWYQGAELSEAQWDFIYTCYANTYRVRGRQPYLTRLFFSLLAERMPAAIRVVIASRQGHTLAMAFSLVDGETFYGRYWGCLEEYNRLHFETCFYQGMEYAIAHGLARFDAGAQGEHKLIRGFEPVLTESWHLLRHPGLHDAVARFLHQERDGIRAWAVEAREALPYRLSTP is encoded by the coding sequence ATGTCCCTGACTCTCCTGACCCGGTTGGCCGATATTCCGGCCAGCCAGTGGGATGCTCTGACCCCCAACGAGCAGCCCTTCCTGCGTCATGCTTTTCTTAATGCGCTGGAGGAGAGCGGCTCGGTGAGCCGCGCCAGCGGCTGGCTGCCGCAGCACCTGCTGTGGATTGAAGATGGCGCTCCGCGCGCGGCGCTGCCCGGCTACGCGAAAAGCCATTCGATGGGCGAGTACGTGTTCGATCAGGGCTGGGCGGAAGCCTGCCAGCGCGCCGGACTGCCTTATTATCCGAAATGGCTGTCGGCGGTTCCTTTCAGTCCGGTGAGCGGCGCACGGCTGCTGGGCGATGATGCCGCCGCCGCACGGCTGTTGCGGGCGCTGCCCGGCTTTCTGGATGCAGGGCAGCTGCACAGTGCGCATATAAACTTCAGCGATCGGCGCATGCACCCGCTGTTGCAGCAGGATCAACGCTGGCTGCTGCGTCTTGGCTGCCAGTACCACTGGCACAACCCCGGCTACCGCGACTTTCAGGACTTTCTTGATACCCTCACCTCGCGCAAGCGCAAGCAGCTACGCAAAGAGCGCCAGCTGGTAGCGGGCCAGGGCGTGGAGTTTATCTGGTATCAGGGCGCGGAACTGAGCGAAGCGCAGTGGGACTTTATCTATACCTGCTACGCCAATACCTACCGTGTGCGCGGCCGCCAGCCCTATCTCACCCGGCTGTTCTTCAGTTTACTGGCAGAGCGGATGCCCGCCGCCATCCGCGTGGTTATCGCCAGCCGACAGGGCCATACGCTGGCGATGGCTTTCAGCCTGGTAGACGGCGAGACCTTCTATGGCCGCTACTGGGGATGCCTGGAAGAGTACAACCGCCTGCATTTTGAGACCTGTTTTTACCAGGGTATGGAATATGCCATAGCGCACGGACTGGCGCGTTTCGATGCCGGAGCACAGGGTGAACATAAGCTGATCCGTGGCTTCGAGCCGGTTCTGACCGAATCCTGGCATCTGCTGCGCCATCCGGGCCTGCACGACGCGGTCGCCCGCTTTCTGCACCAGGAGCGCGACGGCATCCGTGCCTGGGCCGTTGAGGCGCGTGAAGCGCTGCCCTATCGTCTCTCAACACCATAA
- a CDS encoding TIGR00645 family protein, with amino-acid sequence MERFVENLIYASRWLLAPIYLGLSLGLLALGIKFFQEVFHLLPHVLSMAENDMVLVLLSMIDLTLVGGLLVMVMLSGYENFVSKLDLAEHKEKLNWLGKMDSGSLKNKVAASIVAISSIHLLRVFMDARNIADNKLLWYVIIHLTFVLSAFVMGYLDRMSRKDKL; translated from the coding sequence ATGGAACGTTTTGTTGAAAACCTGATTTATGCCTCGCGCTGGCTGCTGGCCCCGATCTATCTTGGCCTGTCGCTGGGACTGCTGGCGCTGGGCATTAAGTTTTTTCAGGAGGTGTTTCATCTGCTGCCGCATGTGCTGAGCATGGCGGAAAACGATATGGTACTGGTGCTGCTGTCGATGATCGATCTGACGCTGGTCGGTGGCCTGCTGGTGATGGTGATGCTTTCTGGCTATGAGAACTTTGTTTCCAAGCTGGATCTCGCCGAGCATAAAGAGAAACTTAACTGGCTGGGCAAGATGGATTCCGGCTCGTTAAAGAATAAAGTTGCGGCGTCGATCGTTGCCATCTCCTCCATTCACCTGCTGCGGGTGTTTATGGACGCGCGCAACATTGCCGATAACAAACTGCTGTGGTACGTGATTATTCACCTGACGTTTGTGCTGTCGGCATTTGTGATGGGCTATCTGGACCGCATGTCACGCAAAGATAAGCTGTAA
- a CDS encoding siderophore-interacting protein, with product MMADVQEYRLFNVVLARKQVLSPSMLCCVFSGDDVRQMKMEAPDQRIKLLFPSRNGTPSALCGIKSWWETVCAMPTELRPIARTYTLRHVNAQAGEFEVEFVMHGTDGPASAWALAAQPGDPLQIIAPNGACTTDSGGYEWNPHRDVERALVVADETAFPAAKAILEQLAQWRNPPPLQMFLELPKRADCIDLSQYRFADIHWLPRDESGAAHGEAMLNAVRQHVVLPAAAMERQELSEGDEGDLLWDRAAGADTCFHGWVAAESSAVKQVRRYLIGERGLSSECISFMAYWSRGPRRKC from the coding sequence ATGATGGCAGATGTTCAGGAGTATCGCTTATTCAACGTAGTGCTGGCGCGTAAGCAGGTACTTTCTCCTTCGATGCTGTGCTGTGTGTTCAGCGGTGATGACGTGCGCCAGATGAAGATGGAGGCACCAGACCAGCGTATCAAGCTGCTGTTCCCATCGCGCAACGGCACGCCTTCGGCGCTGTGTGGCATAAAATCCTGGTGGGAAACCGTCTGTGCCATGCCGACAGAACTCCGCCCGATTGCGCGAACCTACACCCTGCGCCACGTCAATGCGCAGGCCGGCGAGTTTGAAGTGGAGTTCGTCATGCACGGAACGGATGGGCCGGCGTCTGCGTGGGCGCTGGCGGCGCAGCCGGGCGATCCTTTACAGATTATCGCGCCAAACGGTGCCTGTACCACCGACAGCGGCGGCTACGAGTGGAACCCGCACCGCGACGTTGAGCGGGCGCTGGTGGTGGCTGATGAAACCGCATTTCCGGCGGCAAAGGCCATCCTCGAACAGCTGGCGCAATGGCGCAATCCGCCGCCGCTGCAAATGTTTCTTGAGCTGCCGAAACGCGCTGACTGTATCGATCTGAGTCAATATCGCTTTGCCGATATTCACTGGCTGCCGCGCGACGAGAGCGGCGCGGCGCACGGTGAAGCGATGCTGAATGCGGTCAGGCAGCATGTGGTACTGCCAGCGGCGGCGATGGAGCGTCAGGAGCTGTCAGAGGGCGATGAGGGCGACCTGCTGTGGGATCGTGCTGCCGGGGCCGATACCTGTTTTCACGGCTGGGTGGCCGCCGAGTCCAGCGCGGTGAAACAGGTACGGCGCTATCTGATTGGCGAGCGCGGCCTGTCTTCTGAATGTATTAGCTTTATGGCTTACTGGAGCCGCGGCCCCCGGCGCAAATGCTAA
- a CDS encoding LysR family transcriptional regulator — MSVMMDLNLVRVFIAIYETRSVSGAAARLFITQPSASYALARLRVETDNELFKRSRKGMLPTPTANQLYEVFKKSISGIEKAVADTRSFSPETSFHRFRLALSDLGELLLLPRLVKHLRTVAPNVRLEVIPVEMHKMDEWLLTGHIDAALCSRNERISLAQRDRIMDERYVCLLNNQHPRIGDTLTLPAWLNEQHIMVSASSGHYMVEERIKEYGFERRIALEVPHFAALGELIASSELLVLLPFSAAKVYAARGNGRIVELPFELPNLEVYLYGHPEIGDITAKTWFYNTLKNACPLLMEP, encoded by the coding sequence ATGTCAGTAATGATGGATCTCAATCTGGTACGGGTGTTTATCGCGATTTACGAAACCCGCAGCGTCAGCGGGGCCGCCGCACGACTGTTTATCACCCAGCCTTCCGCCAGCTACGCCTTAGCCCGGCTGCGGGTTGAGACAGATAACGAACTGTTTAAACGCAGTCGTAAAGGGATGCTGCCCACTCCGACCGCCAACCAGCTGTATGAAGTCTTTAAGAAATCAATTAGCGGGATTGAAAAAGCGGTCGCGGACACGCGTAGCTTTTCCCCGGAAACATCCTTTCACAGATTTCGCCTCGCCCTTTCCGATCTCGGCGAGCTTTTGCTGTTGCCCCGGCTGGTGAAGCACCTGCGCACCGTAGCCCCCAACGTGCGTCTGGAAGTGATCCCGGTAGAAATGCACAAAATGGATGAATGGCTGCTGACAGGCCATATCGATGCCGCGCTATGTAGCCGCAACGAGCGCATTTCGCTGGCACAGCGCGATCGCATTATGGATGAGCGCTACGTCTGCCTGCTGAACAACCAGCATCCGCGTATTGGCGACACCCTGACGCTGCCCGCCTGGCTGAATGAGCAGCACATTATGGTGTCTGCCAGCAGCGGGCATTATATGGTGGAAGAGCGGATTAAAGAGTACGGCTTCGAACGCCGTATTGCCCTGGAAGTGCCGCACTTTGCGGCGCTGGGCGAACTGATAGCCAGCAGCGAACTGCTGGTGTTGCTGCCTTTCAGCGCGGCGAAGGTCTACGCCGCGCGCGGCAATGGCCGCATCGTCGAACTGCCCTTCGAACTGCCCAATCTTGAGGTTTATCTCTACGGCCACCCTGAAATTGGCGATATCACCGCCAAAACCTGGTTCTACAACACGTTGAAAAACGCCTGCCCGCTATTGATGGAACCTTAG